The Medicago truncatula cultivar Jemalong A17 chromosome 4, MtrunA17r5.0-ANR, whole genome shotgun sequence genome includes a region encoding these proteins:
- the LOC25492951 gene encoding LOW QUALITY PROTEIN: protein NAP1 (The sequence of the model RefSeq protein was modified relative to this genomic sequence to represent the inferred CDS: inserted 3 bases in 2 codons; deleted 1 base in 1 codon; substituted 1 base at 1 genomic stop codon) produces MRDGGCPVVGRDDFNNHFKFAASLSCLCSEREYMRECILGNFRRRLLGVLKTDNDLQRPSVLESLTWRHVSIVHLAEQLISMDITQGIREVFLSEAFLGPVSSLHLFEKPADQHTGDATESVCNWYIENIIKDVSGAGILFVAIHKCFRSTRPVGGYFAESVTDISELQAFIHIFGGYGVDRLDRMLKEHTAALLNCIDTSLHAGDRIEREASMKQIVDLETLIDFCIQAGLALAFDRLLSEASGAILEEGAPLIHSLLTGXMRTVANTAGVVNNHDSIWXKSILEDVGGANDGSWSLLPYLFATFMTSNIWSTTAFNVDTEGFSNNIHCLARCISAVIACIEFVRLEHEHQHRQSLSNGHASERMDPELSGHMSAEASINSTLQLFVKLSAEMILDSWSETHRSHLVAQLIFLDQRXEISPYLPRSSLETHHTCLPTVNTMPLETHVQDTLKDHHHIAKSTSMTLILAA; encoded by the exons ATGCGCGATGGAGGCTGTCCGGTGGTAGGCAGAGATGATTTCAACAATCACTTCAAATTTGCAGCATCACTATCATGTCTTTGTTCTGAGAGAGAG TACATGAGAGAATGCATTCTCGGCAATTTCAGAAGAAGGTTGCTTGGTGTTCTGAAAACTGATAATGATCTTCAGCGCCCTTCTGTTCTGGAATCACTAACCTGGAGACATGTTAGCATTGTGCATCTTGCAGAGCAGCTCATCAGCATGGACATTACTCAGGGTATTCGTGAAGTTTTTCTTTCAGAAGCCTTTTTGGGACCAGTTTCTTCACTGCACTTGTTTGAGAAGCCAGCAGACCAACATACAGGCGATGCCACTGAATCTGTATGCAATTGGTATATCGAAAACATAATCAAGGATGTATCTGGTGCTGGGATACTGTTTGTTGCAATTCATAAATGCTTCAGGAGTACAAGGCCTGTTGGTGGATATTTTGCAGAATCTGTCACAGATATAAGTGAACTGCAGGcttttatacatatttttggTGGCTATGGAGTAGACAGGCTAGACAGAATGCTTAAAGAGCATACTGCTGCACTTTTAAATTGCATTGACACCAGTCTTCATGCTGGTGATAGAATTGAAAGAGAAGCTTCTATGAAGCAAATAGTTGATCTGGAAACACTGATAGATTTTTGTATTCAGGCTGGCCTGGCTCTGGCTTTTGATCGGCTACTATCTGAGGCTTCTGGTGCCATACTTGAAGAAGGTGCTCCCTTGATACATTCACTGCTAACTGG AATGAGAACAGTGGCAAATACGGCAGGTGTTGTAAATAATCATGATTCCATTT TGAAATCAATTTTAGAGGATGTTGGCGGTGCAAATGATGGTTCTTGGAGTTTGTTACCATACTTATTTGCGACATTCATGACATCAAATATCTGGTCCACCACGGCATTTAATGTTGAC ACAGAGGGTTTTAGTAACAATATACATTGCTTGGCAAG GTGCATATCAGCGGTGATTGCTTGCATTGAGTTTGTGAGGTTGGAACATGAACATCAGCATCGACAGTCTTTAAGCAATGGGCATGCCAGCGAGAGAATGGATCCTGAATTATCAGGTCATATGTCAGCTGAAGCAAGCATCAACTCCACGCTGCAGTTATTTGTGAAACTCTCTGCAGAGATGATACTGGATTCTTGGAGTGAAACACATAG ATCTCATCTTGTAGCACAACTTATCTTTCTAGACCAACGTTGAGAGATTTCACCATACCTTCCGCGAAGCTCATTGGAAACTCACCATACCTGCCTGCCGACAGTCAATACTATGCCATTGGAAACTCATGTTCAGGATACTTTAAAGGATCATCATCACATAGCCAAGAGCACCTCTATGACGTTGATATTAGCAGCTTAA
- the LOC120580145 gene encoding G-type lectin S-receptor-like serine/threonine-protein kinase At4g27290 isoform X1 — MDILFFMIMSMVISYIIVPSILASNSISASESLTDGKTLVSKGGQFELVFFSPGNSTRRYLGIWYKQIPIQKVVWVANRVNPINNTLGILTLTTSGNLMLRQNDSLVWSTTSAKQAKKPMAELLDSGNLVIRNQEETDPEGGYLWQSFDYPCDTILPGMKLGWDLRNDLERRITSWKSPDDPSPGDLSWGLVLHNYPEFYLMNGAVKYCRMGPWNGLQFSGLSDRKQSSVYDLKYVANNDLNYVSNKDEMFYSFTLKNSSALVTITITQSSFAISVWKDTKWWQNEVTPASFCELYGACGPYASCTLAYAPACQCLRGFIPKSPQRWAIFDWSQGCVRNISLSCNTPHVDVDDEFIKYMGLKVPDTTHTLLYENIDDLGLCRTMCLNNCSCTAFTNSDISGKGSGCVMWFGDLIDIRQFDSGGQNLYIRLAREIIEETSNGRNKTTTSNGRNKTTTSNGRNKTTIAATTAAVISGMLLFCIYVIYRVRRRISDKSKAEDNIEKHLEDMDLPLFNLQTISSATNNFSLNNKIGQGGFGSVYKGKLADGQEIAVKRLSSNSGQGITEFLTEVKLIAKLQHRNLVKLLGCCVGGQEKLLVYEYMVNGSLDSFIFDKINGKLLEWPQRFHIIFGIARGLVYLHQDSRLRIIHRDLKASNVLLDDKLNPKISDFGMARSFGGDQIEGNTNRVVGTYGYMAPEYAVDGQFSIKSDVFSFGVLLLEIICGNKNRALCHGNETLNLVGYAWALWREGKALELIESRIKESCVVSEALQCIHVSLLCVQQYPEDRPTMTSVVQMLGSEMELVEPKEPGFFPRKVSDEPNQNEISSNEELTITSLNGR, encoded by the exons ATGGACATTCTTTTTTTCATGATTATGAGTATGGTGATTTCTTACATAATTGTCCCCTCTATTCTAGCAAGTAATTCCATCAGTGCGTCTGAGTCTTTAACTGACGGCAAAACCTTAGTTTCAAAAGGTGGACAGTTTGAGCTGGTTTTCTTCAGTCCAGGCAATTCTACAAGACGTTACCTTGGAATTTGGTACAAACAGATTCCTATACAGAAAGTTGTTTGGGTTGCAAATAGGGTCAACCCCATCAACAATACTTTAGGCATCTTAACACTGACCACCTCAGGCAATCTCATGCTCCGCCAAAACGACTCTCTTGTTTGGAGCACAACGTCAGCGAAACAAGCAAAGAAACCAATGGCAGAGCTCTTGGATAGTGGCAATCTTGTCATAAGAAACCAAGAAGAAACAGACCCAGAAGGAGGCTATTTGTGGCAAAGCTTTGACTATCCCTGTGATACAATTTTGCCAGGGATGAAGTTAGGATGGGATCTCAGAAATGATCTCGAACGGAGAATAACTTCTTGGAAGAGTCCTGATGATCCATCTCCAGGTGATCTTTCTTGGGGTCTTGTGCTTCATAACTATCCAGAGTTTTATCTGATGAATGGAGCAGTTAAATACTGTCGGATGGGACCATGGAATGGACTTCAATTTAGTGGCCTGTCAGATCGAAAACAAAGTTCTGTATATGATTTAAAGTATGTTGCTAATAATGATTTGAATTATGTGTCTAATAAGGATGAGATGTTTTACTCCTTTACCCTCAAGAATTCTTCTGCCCTAGTTACTATTACGATAACCCAAAGCTCTTTTGCTATCTCAGTGTGGAAAGATACAAAATGGTGGCAAAATGAAGTAACCCCGGCGAGTTTCTGTGAATTGTATGGGGCTTGTGGACCTTATGCTAGTTGCACACTTGCATATGCACCAGCTTGCCAATGTTTACGTGGGTTCATTCCAAAGTCACCGCAGAGATGGGCAATATTCGACTGGAGTCAAGGGTGTGTCCGTAATATATCGTTAAGTTGCAACACCCCACATGTGGATGTGGATGATGAGTTCATCAAATATATGGGTCTCAAAGTACCAGATACTACACATACTTTGTTGTATGAGAATATTGATGATTTAGGGTTATGCAGAACCATGTGCTTGAATAATTGTTCTTGTACAGCTTTCACTAATTCAGACATAAGTGGAAAGGGTAGTGGCTGTGTCATGTGGTTTGGTGATCTAATCGACATAAGACAGTTTGACTCTGGTGGCCAAAATCTCTACATCCGTTTAGCTCGGGAAATAATAG AAGAGACTTCAAATGGGCGCAACAAGACAACGACTTCAAATGGGCGTAACAAGACAACGACTTCAAATGGGCGCAACAAGACAACCATAGCTGCTACCACTGCTGCTGTAATTTCTGGGATGCTTTTATTTTGCATATATGTGATATATAGAGTCCGAAGGAGAATTTCtg aTAAGTCAAAGGCTGAAGATAACATTGAAAAGCATCTAGAGGATATGGATTTGCCATTATTCAATCTGCAAACAATATCTAGTGCCACTAACAACTTCTCACTGAATAATAAGATCGGACAAGGTGGTTTTGGATCCGTATACAAG GGAAAATTAGCAGATGGGCAAGAAATTGCTGTTAAGAGACTTTCAAGTAACTCTGGACAAGGAATTACCGAGTTCCTAACAGAAGTAAAACTGATTGCAAAACTTCAACACCGAAATCTGGTTAAGCTTCTTGGCTGTTGTGTTGGAGGACAAGAAAAATTGCTAGTGTATGAATACATGGTCAATGGTAGCCTTGACTCCTTTATTTTTG ATAAAATAAATGGTAAATTATTGGAGTGGCCCCAACGCTTCCATATAATATTTGGAATTGCTAGGGGACTTGTGTATCTTCATCAAGATTCTCGATTAAGAATTATTCATAGAGATCTCAAAGCAAGTAACGTATTGTTGGATGACAAGTTGAATCCAAAAATATCAGATTTTGGAATGGCCAGATCTTTTGGAGGAGACCAGATTGAAGGAAATACAAATAGAGTAGTTGGAACATA CGGATACATGGCTCCAGAGTATGCTGTTGATGGGCAATTTTCAATCAAATCAGACGTTTTCAGCTTTGGTGTTTTACTATTGGAGATTATATGCGGGAACAAAAATAGAGCACTTTGTCATGGAAATGAGACGCTTAATCTTGTTGGTTAT GCATGGGCACTTTGGAGAGAGGGAAAAGCATTGGAGTTGATTGAGTCAAGAATAAAGGAATCATGTGTAGTGTCAGAGGCATTGCAATGCATCCATGTGAGTCTGTTGTGTGTGCAACAATACCCAGAGGATAGGCCTACAATGACATCTGTGGTTCAAATGCTAGGTAGTGAAATGGAACTGGTTGAACCTAAAGAACCTGGTTTCTTTCCAAGGAAAgtttctgatgaaccaaatcaaaatgaaattagtTCAAATGAAGAATTAACCATTACATCGTTAAATGGACGAtga
- the LOC120580145 gene encoding G-type lectin S-receptor-like serine/threonine-protein kinase At4g27290 isoform X2, protein MDILFFMIMSMVISYIIVPSILASNSISASESLTDGKTLVSKGGQFELVFFSPGNSTRRYLGIWYKQIPIQKVVWVANRVNPINNTLGILTLTTSGNLMLRQNDSLVWSTTSAKQAKKPMAELLDSGNLVIRNQEETDPEGGYLWQSFDYPCDTILPGMKLGWDLRNDLERRITSWKSPDDPSPGDLSWGLVLHNYPEFYLMNGAVKYCRMGPWNGLQFSGLSDRKQSSVYDLKYVANNDLNYVSNKDEMFYSFTLKNSSALVTITITQSSFAISVWKDTKWWQNEVTPASFCELYGACGPYASCTLAYAPACQCLRGFIPKSPQRWAIFDWSQGCVRNISLSCNTPHVDVDDEFIKYMGLKVPDTTHTLLYENIDDLGLCRTMCLNNCSCTAFTNSDISGKGSGCVMWFGDLIDIRQFDSGGQNLYIRLAREIIETSNGRNKTTTSNGRNKTTTSNGRNKTTIAATTAAVISGMLLFCIYVIYRVRRRISDKSKAEDNIEKHLEDMDLPLFNLQTISSATNNFSLNNKIGQGGFGSVYKGKLADGQEIAVKRLSSNSGQGITEFLTEVKLIAKLQHRNLVKLLGCCVGGQEKLLVYEYMVNGSLDSFIFDKINGKLLEWPQRFHIIFGIARGLVYLHQDSRLRIIHRDLKASNVLLDDKLNPKISDFGMARSFGGDQIEGNTNRVVGTYGYMAPEYAVDGQFSIKSDVFSFGVLLLEIICGNKNRALCHGNETLNLVGYAWALWREGKALELIESRIKESCVVSEALQCIHVSLLCVQQYPEDRPTMTSVVQMLGSEMELVEPKEPGFFPRKVSDEPNQNEISSNEELTITSLNGR, encoded by the exons ATGGACATTCTTTTTTTCATGATTATGAGTATGGTGATTTCTTACATAATTGTCCCCTCTATTCTAGCAAGTAATTCCATCAGTGCGTCTGAGTCTTTAACTGACGGCAAAACCTTAGTTTCAAAAGGTGGACAGTTTGAGCTGGTTTTCTTCAGTCCAGGCAATTCTACAAGACGTTACCTTGGAATTTGGTACAAACAGATTCCTATACAGAAAGTTGTTTGGGTTGCAAATAGGGTCAACCCCATCAACAATACTTTAGGCATCTTAACACTGACCACCTCAGGCAATCTCATGCTCCGCCAAAACGACTCTCTTGTTTGGAGCACAACGTCAGCGAAACAAGCAAAGAAACCAATGGCAGAGCTCTTGGATAGTGGCAATCTTGTCATAAGAAACCAAGAAGAAACAGACCCAGAAGGAGGCTATTTGTGGCAAAGCTTTGACTATCCCTGTGATACAATTTTGCCAGGGATGAAGTTAGGATGGGATCTCAGAAATGATCTCGAACGGAGAATAACTTCTTGGAAGAGTCCTGATGATCCATCTCCAGGTGATCTTTCTTGGGGTCTTGTGCTTCATAACTATCCAGAGTTTTATCTGATGAATGGAGCAGTTAAATACTGTCGGATGGGACCATGGAATGGACTTCAATTTAGTGGCCTGTCAGATCGAAAACAAAGTTCTGTATATGATTTAAAGTATGTTGCTAATAATGATTTGAATTATGTGTCTAATAAGGATGAGATGTTTTACTCCTTTACCCTCAAGAATTCTTCTGCCCTAGTTACTATTACGATAACCCAAAGCTCTTTTGCTATCTCAGTGTGGAAAGATACAAAATGGTGGCAAAATGAAGTAACCCCGGCGAGTTTCTGTGAATTGTATGGGGCTTGTGGACCTTATGCTAGTTGCACACTTGCATATGCACCAGCTTGCCAATGTTTACGTGGGTTCATTCCAAAGTCACCGCAGAGATGGGCAATATTCGACTGGAGTCAAGGGTGTGTCCGTAATATATCGTTAAGTTGCAACACCCCACATGTGGATGTGGATGATGAGTTCATCAAATATATGGGTCTCAAAGTACCAGATACTACACATACTTTGTTGTATGAGAATATTGATGATTTAGGGTTATGCAGAACCATGTGCTTGAATAATTGTTCTTGTACAGCTTTCACTAATTCAGACATAAGTGGAAAGGGTAGTGGCTGTGTCATGTGGTTTGGTGATCTAATCGACATAAGACAGTTTGACTCTGGTGGCCAAAATCTCTACATCCGTTTAGCTCGGGAAATAATAG AGACTTCAAATGGGCGCAACAAGACAACGACTTCAAATGGGCGTAACAAGACAACGACTTCAAATGGGCGCAACAAGACAACCATAGCTGCTACCACTGCTGCTGTAATTTCTGGGATGCTTTTATTTTGCATATATGTGATATATAGAGTCCGAAGGAGAATTTCtg aTAAGTCAAAGGCTGAAGATAACATTGAAAAGCATCTAGAGGATATGGATTTGCCATTATTCAATCTGCAAACAATATCTAGTGCCACTAACAACTTCTCACTGAATAATAAGATCGGACAAGGTGGTTTTGGATCCGTATACAAG GGAAAATTAGCAGATGGGCAAGAAATTGCTGTTAAGAGACTTTCAAGTAACTCTGGACAAGGAATTACCGAGTTCCTAACAGAAGTAAAACTGATTGCAAAACTTCAACACCGAAATCTGGTTAAGCTTCTTGGCTGTTGTGTTGGAGGACAAGAAAAATTGCTAGTGTATGAATACATGGTCAATGGTAGCCTTGACTCCTTTATTTTTG ATAAAATAAATGGTAAATTATTGGAGTGGCCCCAACGCTTCCATATAATATTTGGAATTGCTAGGGGACTTGTGTATCTTCATCAAGATTCTCGATTAAGAATTATTCATAGAGATCTCAAAGCAAGTAACGTATTGTTGGATGACAAGTTGAATCCAAAAATATCAGATTTTGGAATGGCCAGATCTTTTGGAGGAGACCAGATTGAAGGAAATACAAATAGAGTAGTTGGAACATA CGGATACATGGCTCCAGAGTATGCTGTTGATGGGCAATTTTCAATCAAATCAGACGTTTTCAGCTTTGGTGTTTTACTATTGGAGATTATATGCGGGAACAAAAATAGAGCACTTTGTCATGGAAATGAGACGCTTAATCTTGTTGGTTAT GCATGGGCACTTTGGAGAGAGGGAAAAGCATTGGAGTTGATTGAGTCAAGAATAAAGGAATCATGTGTAGTGTCAGAGGCATTGCAATGCATCCATGTGAGTCTGTTGTGTGTGCAACAATACCCAGAGGATAGGCCTACAATGACATCTGTGGTTCAAATGCTAGGTAGTGAAATGGAACTGGTTGAACCTAAAGAACCTGGTTTCTTTCCAAGGAAAgtttctgatgaaccaaatcaaaatgaaattagtTCAAATGAAGAATTAACCATTACATCGTTAAATGGACGAtga